Below is a window of Deinococcus aquiradiocola DNA.
ACGGTGAATGCCGTGCCGTTCGGGTCGGTGCTGCTGCCCACCATGGGGGTCAGGTCCAGCGCCCGGGCTCGGTCGGGCGTGAGGGTCACGCAGATCAGGCCGCGTCCCTCGCGCGCCATGAAGTTCACCCATTCGGGCGTGGCCGTGGCGGCGGGCATCAGCAGGTCGCCCTCGTTCTCGCGGTGCTCGTCATCCACGAGGATCACGGGCCGCCCCGCGCGCAGTTCCGCGAGCAGTTCGGGGATGGAGGCGAGCGTCATGCCGTCACCTCCTGACCGGGCTGTTCGGGTGTCCAGTCGCGCATCAGGATCAGGCGCTCGACGTACTTGGCCATCTGGTCCGCCTCCAGATTCACCTGCGTGCCCGCCGCCCAGGTGTGCAGCGTGGTGACCTCCAGGGTGTGCGGCACGAGCCACAGCGTGAACTCGTCCGGGCGCAGGTCGGCGCGGCTGCCTGCGGGGCCGCCCGCGTCCACGACGGTCAGGCTCACGCCGTCCACGGTGACGCTGCCCTTCGGCACGAGGTAGCGGGCGAGGTGCGGCGCGGCACGCACCGTCATGGTGTACGCGCCGGGCTGGGCGTCCACGCGCAGGACCGTGCCCACGCCGTCCACGTGCCCGCTCACGACGTGCCCGCCGAAACGGGCCTGGGCGGTCATGGCGCGCTCCAGATTCACCTTCGTGCCCTCCCGCCAGTGCGGGGCAGTTTTGGCGAGCGTCTCGCGGCTGAGGTCCACGGTGAAGCCCGCCGCGTCCCAGGTGGTCACGGTCAGGCAGGTGCCGTTCACGGCGATGCTCTCGCCCAGTTCCACGTCCGCCCACATGCGCGCGGGCTGGATGGTGACGGTCAGGTTCCCCTCGTTCTCTGTGGTGCGGGCAATGACGCCCACCTGTTCGATGATTCCAGTAAACATGTGTTGACCTCGGGTGGAGGCAGGGGCGCACTCGCCCCCCCTCCACGGTGTATGAAGGTTCAGACGCGCGGGATGTCGTGCAGCAGGCCGGTGATCAGGACGTCCGGGCCGAGCGGTTCGACGGTGACTTCGTGCAATTCCTGCGCCTCGTGCATGGGCCGCGCCGGGGCGGTCAGGGGGCTGAGGCCCGCGCCGAGAAGTTTCGTGGACACGAACACCCTGACCTCGTCCACCAGTCCCTGCGCGAGGAAGGCACTCAGGAGGGTCGGGCCGCCCTCCAGCAGCATGCTGCTGACGCCCAGGCCCGCCAGGCCGCTCAGGGCGTCGGCGGGCGTGCCGGCGCGCAGCACGGTGATCCCGGCCGCCTCGTGCGCGGAGGCGTCGCTGTCGGGAGTGGTCACGAGGACGGCCCCGTCACGCCACGCGCGGGCCTGCGGGCGGCTGGCGGCGCGGCGGTCGAACACCACCGGGCGCGGGTCACGACCCCCCGGCACGCCGCGCGTGGTCAGGGCCGGGTCGTCCAGGCCCAGCGTGCCGCTGCCGACCGCGATGGCATCCAGTTCGTCACGCCAGCGCATGGTGTGCTCGCGGGCCTGCGGGCCGCTGACCGCACCGTTCCCCTCGCGCAGCGCCGCCACCTTGCCGTCGAGGGTCATGGCGTACTTCGCCACCACCCACGGGCGGCCCCGCACGATCAGGCTGCGGAAGCCCGCCTGCTGCCGCTCGGCCTGGGCTTCCAGCACGCCGACCGTGACCTCAATCCCTGCCTCGCGGAGCCTCTGCACGCCGCGCCCCGCCACCAGCGGGTTCGGGTCGAGCGCCGCCACGACCACCCGCCGCACGCCCGCTGCGATCAGCGCGTCCGCGCAGGGCGGCGTCCGACCGTGATGACTGCACGGTTCCAGCGTCACGTAAGCGGTGGCCCCGCGCGCCCGCTCGCCCGCGCCTTGCAGGGCGAACACCTCCGCGTGCGGCTCACCGGCCCTCGGGTGGAAGCCTCGGCCCACCAATTCATCACCTTGCACGATCACGCAGCCCACGGGGGGATTCGGCGCCGTGCGGCCCAGTCCTCCGGCAGCCTGCTCCAGCGCGAGCGTCATGAACCGCTCGTCCACCGGCAGTGCCGCCGCCACCCCTGCGGGTGGAGCATTCACTTCATACATGGTCTGTCGCCGCCCGCCGGGGGGGCAGGCAGCGTTCCTCCTTCTCTCATCCGGACTCTGACCGTCGGCTCTGGAATCCCACCAGATCGGGCCTGCGCGTGGTGCAGTCTGCGCGGGCTTCGCGGGCTGAGTCGGTTCAGCAGGGCGAGGCTTCTGCTCGCTCCGCCCGGGTGACGCGGGACGACCCGCGCCGCCTGAAGCGACATCACCGCCGGTAGGGAATTTCACCCCGCCCCGAAGGAAGCGGCCCACCCCCGGAGGAGCGGGCCACCCTGAAGGTATCAGCCCAGCAGGCCGCAGGTGTGGGAGAAATCAGACACCCGCCGGGGGACAGCCGGTCAGCCCTCGCCCAGCAGTGCCGCGAGGCCGCGTGACGCGACGTCGCGCACGCAGTGCGTCATCTGCCAGGAGATGTCCGTCTCGACGGGGTTGATCTCGATGGCGATCCCGCCGCGCTGAAGCGTCTCGGCGGCCAGTCCGGCGGCCGGGTACACGGCGCCACTCGTGCCGATGACCAGCGCGACCTCGGCGGCCGCGAAGGCGTCTGCGGCGGCTTCCAGGGCGGCTTCCGGCAGGTACTCCCCGAACCACACGACGTTGGGCCGCATGCGGTTCCCGAGCGGCGAGGTGGGCGGCGTGACCAGTTCGGCGGGCGCGGCGAGCGGGAACACGTCGCCCGTCACCTCGTCCCGCGCACTGAGGAGATTGCCGTGCAGTTCCACCATGCGCCCCCCACCCTGGCCGCTCCCGGCGCGGGCGTGCAGGCCGTCCACGTTCTGCGTGGCGAGAAAGAAGCCCGCGCCCTTCTCGCGCTCCAGCCGGGCGAGCAGGTGGTGCGCGCCGTTCGGCTGGGCGGCCAGCACGTCCCGGTAGCGGCCCGCGTACCACTCCCACACCATCACGGGGTCGCGCCGGTAGGCGGGCGGGCTGGCGAGGTCCTCGGGCCGGAAGCGCGCCCAGTGGCCGGTCTGCGCGTCACGGAAGGTGGGGATGCCGCTCTCGGCACTGACACCCGCGCCGGTCAGCACGGCGACGCGGGAGGCGGCTTGCAGGGCGGCACGGGCAGCAGCGAGATCCATACCGTCAGGCTAGCGTGCGTCCCGCCCTGCCCGGACCACAGGTGATCGGGACGAGAAACGAAAAAACCGCCTTCTTCGGCGGTGATAAAAACAGGATACCCCGGTATGCACGGCCTGTCAATGCCCGCCAGACGGTCATGTTCACGCCGTGCTGGAGGGCATGCCCACACCGGGAAGGCGGGGGACGTTATGCATCCCCGTGAATGAAAGCGGGCGGCACGGTGTCCGTCAGCCACACGCCGTTCTCGCTGACCAGGAAGGCGTGCCCGGCGGCGTGCATCTCCCCTGCCCGGACGGTCAGGACGACGGGCGGGCCGCGCCGCGCACCCACGCGGCAGGCGGTGTCCGGGTCGGGCGAGAGGTGAACGTGGTGGCGGTTCATGGCGCGCAACCCCTCGGCGCGGATGGCGGCCAGGGCGCCCGCATGCGTGCCGTGGTACAGGAGTGCGGGGGGCGTGGCCGGGGTCAGTTGCAGATCGACGGGCACGCTGTGCCCCTGGTTGGCGCGGATGTGGTCGCCGCGCAGGCTGAAGCGCCCCTTGTCGCTGCCTGCCACGACCGCCTCGACCTGCGCGCGCGTGACGCTCAGGTGGATCAGCACGGGTGCGAGCGGCACCCACCCGCCGGGCGCGAGCGTCAGGCCCGCCTCGTGCGGGGCGTGGCGCAGCAGGTACGAGAGGCGTCTGGAGAGGGTGTGGTCGTTCATGCCTCCAGTGTGGGCGGCGTGCGGTGGGAGCGCATGGGCCGGACGGCGTACCGGGGCCGGGCCGTGTGGCGGAGGTGCGCGGTCCGTTTCCGGGGTCTGCGTTCTATGGTGTTGATCCGATGACAGAAATGCCGGTGCCGTTTCCAGAATCCTTTCCTGGGCAGATCAGTGCTCATGACGGGCACGGCTCCGCAGGAGGGGACGCCTGCCCGCTTCCTGGTCAGAACAGCGCCCATGAGGACGCTTGCCCGCTTCCGTCTCCTCCAGACCGGACCTGTTGGTGCTCGCAGCCGGGCGGCGACTTCGCGTTCCGCTCAGGTTGGGATTACAGGCTTTCGGGTTCGAGGAGCATCGGTTCGTCGCTCTCGAAGCCTTCGCAGTAGCGGCGGCGGCCGAGCGTGCCCCAGTACATCAGGCGGGCGCGGCGGCGTTCGACGACGTCCGGCGCGACCGTCTCGGAGATGGCCGCGCCCGTGAACTGGCTGGCGTGAGCGGCGATGGCGCGCTCCCAGTCCGGCAGGTGCGCTTCGACGTCCACGAGGACGTTGGCGTTGATGTCGGCGTTCCCCTGGTACATCAGGACGCGGCTGACCTTGTGGGGCGTGCCGGTCACGTCGGCCTTGGCGAGCGACGCGAGGTGCACGGCGCGCTTGCTGAGGTGGTACGCGCCGAAGTGGTCGGGGTGCCGGTCGCGGTGGTGCGGGACGACCAGCACGCGCGGACGCACCCAGCGCAGCGCCGTGGCGAGCGCGCGCGCCTGCTGCGGCGTGTCCATCAGGCCGCCGTCCGGGAGGCCCAGCTGGCCGCGCCACGTCAGCTGCAGGATGGCGGCGGCGGCGCGGCATTCCGCTTCGCGGGTGGCCGGGTCGCCCTGTGTGCCGCCCTCGCCCTGCGTGAGTTCCAGGATGCCGGTGGCGCGTCCGGCGTGCGCGAGGCGCAGCAGGGTGCCGCCCACGCCGATCTCGGCGTCGTCGGGGTGAGGGGCGAGGACCAGCCAGTCGAGAGGTTCGGGTCTGCCGTAGGTGGTGTACATCGTGGCCCACAGGGTACACCCGCGCCGGGTACGGGAACGCCGCCCGCACCGTGATCGGTGGGGCGGCGTGCGGGGCAGGCGGCGGCTTGGCTTCCGCCCGGCTGGCCTTCGGGCGGTCAGTTCAACCGGGGATCAGAGGTCGAGGAGGATGCGGGCGGGGTCCTCGAGGTAGTTCTTGATGGTCACGAGGAACTGCACGGCTTCCTTGCCGTCGATGATGCGGTGGTCGTAGCTGAGCGCGAGGTACATCATGGGCGCGATGACGACCTGCCCGTTCTGGGCGATGGGGCGCTCGATGATGTTGTGCATGCCCAGGATGGCGCTCTGCGGGGCGTTGATGATGGGAGTGCTCATCATGCTGCCGAAGGTGCCGCCGTTGGTGATGCTGAAGGTGCCGCCGCTCATGTCTTCCATGGTGAGCTTGCCGGCCTTGGCCTTCTGCGCGAAGCCGCTGATGGCCTTCTCGATGTCGGCGAGGCTGAGCTGGTCGGTGTCGCGCAGGATCGGGACGACGAGGCCGCGTTCGCTGGCGACGGCGATGCCCATGTCGTAGAACCCGTGGTACACGATGTCCTTGCCGTCGATGCTGGCGTTCACGGCGGGGAAGGCCTTGAGGGCCTCGGTGGCGGCGCGCACGAAGAGGCTCATGAAGCCGAGCTTGACGCCGTGTTTCGCCACGAAGAGGTCCTGGTACTTCTTGCGCAGGTCCATGGCAGGCTTCATGTTGACTTCGTTGAAGGTGGTGAGGATGGCGGCGGTGTTCTGCACGTCCTTGAGGCGTTCCGCGATGCGCTGGCGGATGCGGGTCATGGGGACGCGCTGCTCGGCGCGCGGGCCGCTCTGCACGGGGGCGGCGGGCGCGGCGGCAGGAGTGGAGGCCGGGGCCTGGGGGGCGGCGGGGGCGCTGGCGGCGGTCACGGCGTCCTGCTTGGTGATGTTGCCTTTGGGGCCGGTCGCGGGAATCTGCGACGCGTCGAGGTTGTTCTCGGCGACGACCTTGCGCACGGCGGGCGACAGGGCAGGGGCGTTGCCGCTGCTCTGCTGCGCCTGGGCGCTCTGGCTGCTGCTGTCGGGTTGCGCGGCGGTGCCGCCCGCCGTGCTCTCGCCCGCGACGGGGCCAGCGGCGGCGTCCTGCGCGGCGGCAGGAGCGGCGGGGGCAGCGGCGCCGGCCTCGCCGAGCACGCCGATCACCTGTTCGCTCAGGACGGTGTCGCCTTCCTGGGCGCTGACGCTGCTCAGGACGCCGTCCTGCAGGGCGGTCACTTCGAGGACGACCTTGTCGGTCTCGATCTCGGCGAGGACCTCGCCGCGCTTGACGCTGTCGCCGGGCTTCTTGTTCCAGGACAGCAGGGTGCCTTCACTCACGGATTCGGAAAAGACGGGGACGTTGATGTTCGGCATGCTTGGAGCTCCTTGGGGGGTGGGGTCAGGGCCGCGCCGTCGTGGCGGGGCGGGCGTGACCGGGCAGGCGTGAAGCCCGTGGCGGGCGGCTGCATGGCCGCACCACGGGCCTCACGGTCAGGACTGGGCGGTGGCTTCCTGCTGGACGGGGAGCGTCTGGACGGGGACCTTCTCGCCGAGCGCGGCGGTGATGACGGCCGCCTGCTCGCGGGCGTGCACCTGGGCGTACCCGGCGGCGGTGCTGGCGCTGGCGGAACGGCCCGCGTAGCGCAGCGTCTGGCCCGGCTGCAGGGATTCGCGCAGGCTGTCCTGGATCATCAGCCACGCGCCCTGGTTCTGCGGTTCCTCCTGCGCCCAGATCACTTCGGCGCCGGGGTGCTTCTGCAGTTCGGCTTCGAGGTGCTCGGCCGGGAAGGGGTACAGCTGTTCGAGGCGCACGAGGGCCACGTCGTCCTGCATGGCGGCCTTCTCGCGGGCCGTGTCGAGCTCCCAGTGGAGTTTGCCGCTGCTGATCACGACGCGTTTCAGGCCGCTGGGGCCGGTGTCGCCGATGACTTCGCAGAAGCGGCCGTCGGTGAGGTCGCTCAGGGGGCTCATGGCGGCCTTGTTGCGCAGCAGGCTCTTGGGGCTCATGACGATGAGCGGCTTGCGGTACGGGCGGATCATCTGGCGGCGCAGCAGGTGGAAGATCTGCGAGGCGCTGCTCGGCACCACGACCTGCATGTTCTTCTGCGCGCACAGCTGCAGGTAGCGTTCCAGGCGGGCGCTGCTGTGTTCGGGGCCCTGGCCCTCGTAGCCGTGCGGGAGGAGCAGGGTGAGGCCCGCGAGGCGCTGCCATTTGCTCTCACCGGCGGACACGAACTGGTCAATGACGCTCTGCGCGCCGTTCGCGAAGTCACCGAACTGCGCTTCCCAGATGACGAGCGAGTCGGGCGCGCTCGTGGCGTACCCGTACTCGAAGGCCATGACGGCCTCCTCGGAGAGGGTGCTGTCGATCACCTCGACGTGGCCCTGCTGCGGCGCGAGGTGCGCGAGCGGCATGAATTCCTCGCTGGCGGGGTCGGAGGCGTTCTGGTCGTGCAGCACGGCGTGACGGTGCACGAAGGTGCCGCGTCCGGCGTCCTGCCCGTCGAGGCGGACGTTGTAGCCTTCCATCAGCAGGGTGGCGTAGGCGAGCGTTTCGCCCATGCCCCAGTCGACGGGCGCCTGACCGTCGCCCATCTCGCGGCGGGCCTTGAGGACCTTGTCGACGGCGCGGTGCAGGCCGAAGCCTTCGGGCACCTCGGTGAGGCGCTCGGAGAGCTGCTTGAGGGTCGCGGCGGGCACGGCGGTGCGGGATTCCTCGGACCAGTGCGTGTCGAGGTACTTGCGCCAGTCGAGCGCGAGGGCGCTCTGCTCGTCGTTGCGGATCTCCTCGACCACGGATTCGCCCGCGTCGAGCCGGTCGCGGAAGCTGTCGACGAGTGCGTCGGCCTCACCGGCCTTCAGGACGCCCTGCGCTTCGAGGCGCTGGGCGTACAGGGCGCGCGTGCCGGGGTGCACCTTGATCTCGCGGTACATGATCGGCTGCGTCATGGTGGGGTCGTCGGACTCGTTGTGCCCGTGGCGGCGGAAGCAGATCAGGTCGATGAAGACGTCCTTGCCGAACTCCTGCCGGTAGCGGAGCGCGAGTTCGCCTGCGAAGGCGACCGCTTCGGGATCGTCACCGTTGACGTGCATGACGGGCGCGTTGCCGATCTTGGCGACGTCGGTGCAGTAGCGGCTGCTGCGCGTGTCGCGCGGGTCGCTGATCGTGAAGCCGATCTGGTTGTTGATGACGATGCGCACGGCGCCGCCCGTCGTGAAGCCGCGCAGGCGCGACAGGTTGATGGTCTCCATCACGACGCCCTGGCCGGACACGGCCGCGTCACCGTGGATGGTGATGGGCAGCACCTGCTTGCGTTCGGTGTCGTTGCGGCGGTCCTGGCGGGCACGGACGCTGCCGTGCACGACGGGCGACACGATCTCCAGGTGCGAGGGGTTGTACGCGAGCGCGAGGTGCATGGGGCCGCCGGGCGTCTGCACGTCGCTGCTGAAGCCCATGTGATACTTCACGTCGCCCGCCACGTCAGGGTCGTCCGAGAGGCGTTTCTTGCCTTCGAATTCCGCGAAGAGGTCGGCGGGCTTCTTGCCGAAGAGGTTCACGAGGACGTTCAGGCGGCCCCGGTGGGCCATGCCGATCACGGTTTCCTTGATGCCGAGTTCCCCGCCGAGCTGCACGATGCGGTCCATCAGCGGGATGAAGCTCTCGCCGCCCTCCAGCGAGAAGCGCTTCTGGCCGACGTACCGCTGCCCCAGGTAGCGTTCGAGGCCCTCGGCGGCGTTCAGCTTGCTGAGGATGCGGCGCTGCTGCGCCTCACTGAACTGCGGGCGGCCACCGACCGACTCGATGCGCTCCTGGAACCACTCGCGTTCGGTGGACGGCAGGTACGAGAACTCGTACCCGATGCTGCCGCAGTACGCGCCCTGCAGCTGGCCGATCACGTCGCGCAGCGTGCCCTGGAAGGGGCCTTCGTGCACCGTCTCGTTCAGGTCGGCGTCGGTCAGGCCGTAGTACTCGGGCGTGAGTTCCGGCACCTGCGCGGCGGGCCGGATGGTGAGGGGGTTCTTGTGGGCGGAGATGTGACCGTACACGCGGTACGCGCTCACCAGGGCGCTCGCCACCTGCTGCGCCGCCGACGCCTTGCCGGGCGCGGCCTGAGGCGCGGCCCGCGTGAGCCGCTGCTGCCCCAGCGCGAGGAAGCGCTGCTGTACCGGGCCGTGCGGGGTTTCCTGAATGCCGCCACGAAGCCCGTCGAAGTACGCCCGCCAGTCGTCAGCGACTGACGCGGGGTCCTGAAGGTAGGCTTCGTACAGCGCCTCGACGAAGGTGGCGCTGTCGTGGGACAATTCGGCGCCAGACATCACCGTGCTGTGTAGAGACTCGTCCATAGCTGCTCCAGCATACCCCTCCGGGCCAGCACGACAGCGCCGCGCCCCCCGATTCGTGAGCGCTGCCCCTCAGGGGGTGACACCTGCCAGGACGGCAGTGCGGGACGCCCACACCGGCCTTCACGGAACGTAAGAGTTGTGACAGCCCGCGTGCGCTTCACTGACGGGAGACCAGTCGGAGGGGGAAGCCACGCACACCGCAGCGCACCACAATGCAGGACGCCCGACGCGCCCGCCGTCACGCGGGCCGTGCAGGCACGGCAGTGGCGCGCCGTGATCGACGTGCTGCTGGTGGAGCCGGACGCGAGTCAGCGCACGACACTGGAACGCCTGCTGGAACGGCACGGGTACACGCCACGCAGCGCCGTGCGGGCGACGGACGCGGTCCGCAGCGTCCAGCGGCACCGTCCGGACGTGGTGCTCTGCGAGGTGCAGCTGCCGGACATGGACGGCCTGGCCCTGTGCCGGCAGCTGCGGATGTCCGCCCTGCCGGTCCTGCTGATGAGTGGCCAGTGGAGCGAACGGCTGCAGCGAGACAGCCGTGACGCGGGCGCACTGGACCTGCTCGGCAAACCGTTCTCCGAGACGCTGCTGCTCGCACGGCTCGCGCACCACCTGCGCCTGCCCGTCCCGCCGCCCGGACGGCAGCACACAGCACCCACCCTGCCCGCCGCGCTCATGAACCGGCCCGGCGTGCTGGGCGTCCTGCTGCTGGACGCGTCCGGCCACACCAGCGAACAGAGCGGCCAGGGCATCCCGGACGACCTGTACCGCCCCTTCCTGACGGCCGCCCGCCCGGACGGCGAGGAACTGCTGTGCCTGCAGCTGGAGTACGCGCGGCACTGCCTGCTCATCTACCGGCTGCATGCCACGCAGGACGCGACGCTGGTGTGCCTGCTGCAGAACAGCAGTTACGCGAGCCTCGTCAAGTACCACCTGCGCGCCTCACCCTCCACCCGGACGTGAGCCAGCAACACGCGCGGCCCGCCTGGATATCCAGGCGGGCCGCGCGTGCCGGGGTGGGAAGCGGGCGTTACTGCGTGTACATCACGGCGCGCTTGACTTCCTCGATCAGCTGCGTGATCGGGATGTCGCGCGGGCACGCTTCGGTGCAGTTGTACGCGGTGCGGCAGCGCCACACGCCGGTGTTCTGGTTGAGGACCGCCATGCGGGCCTGCGCGCCGTGGTCGCGGCTGTCGAAGATGAAGCGGTGCGCCTGCACGATGGCGGCCGGACCGAGGTACGAGCCGTTCACCCAGTAGATGGGGCAGCTGGTGGTGCAGCACGCGCACAGGATGCAGTTGCTGCCGTGGTCCATGTGCTCGGCCGCTTCAGGCGACTGGATGCGTTCCGTGACGGGCGGCGCGTCGTCGTTGATGAACCAGGGCATCACGGCGCGGTACGCGTCGAAGAAGGGGTCCATGTCGACGAGCAGGTCCTTCTCGACCTTCAGGCCACGGATCGGTTCGACGGTGATGCTGCCGCCGTCCTTGACGACGTCCTGCAGCAGCGTCTTGCAGGCGAGGCGGTTGCGGCCGTTGATGAGCATGGCGTCGCTGCCGCAGATGCCGTGCGCGCAGGAGCGGCGGAACGTGAGGGTGCTGTCCGTGTACCACTTGACGTTGTTGAGGACGTCGAGGACGCGGTCGCCGGGCTCGGCCTCGACCGGGTAGACCTCCCAGTGGCTCTTCTTGTCCTTTTCAGGGTCGAAGCGGAGAATCTTGACGTTGATTTTCATGGGGTTCCTTTGGGAATGCCCGTCCCGGCCGCCCGCGTGGCGGGGGCCGGTGGCGGAAGCTCAGTAGACGCGCGGCTTGGGTTCGAAGGCGCGGGTGTAGCCCTTCAGGGCGACGGGCTTGTACCCGATGCGCACCTCGCCGTTCTCGCCCTTGTAGGCCATGGTGTGTTTGAGCCACTGCTCGTCGTTGCGGGCGTGGAAGTCCTCGCGGTCGTGCGCGCCGCGCGACTCGGTGCGGTTGAGCGCGCTGGCGGTCATGGCCTCGGCGCAGTCGAGCATGAAGCCGAGTTCCAGCGTCTCGATCAGTTCGCTGTTGTAGCGGGTGCTGGGGTCCGAGACCGACACCTGGTTGTAACGGGCGCGCAGGTCCTTCAGGATATCGACCTGCTTCTGCATGTCGGGGCCGTTCCTGAAGATGCCGACGTTGTCCATCATGGTCGCCTGCAGTTCCTTGCGGATGCGGGCGGCGTTCTCGCTGCCGCCGTTGTCCTTGACGCGGGCCACGAGTTCACGCGAGTACAGATCGGCGCCTTCCGGCATGTCGGGCATGTCGGCGGTCTTCGCGTACTTGCTGGCGAACATGCCGGCGCGGCGCCCGAAGACGATCAGGTCGCCCAATGAATTGGTGCCCAGGCGGTTCGCGCCGTGCAGGGACACGCAGGCCACCTCGCCCGCCGCGTACAGGCCTTCGACCAGGTCACCCTGGTCGTTGGCGATGCATTCGGCGTCGATGGTGGTGGGGATGCCGCCCATGGCGTAGTGCGCGGTCGGCTGGATCGGCACGAGGTCCGTGACGGGGTCCAGGCCCAGGTACGTGCGGCTCAGGTCGGTGATCTCGCTGAGTTTCGTCTCGATCACGTCTTTCGGCAGGTGCGTCAGGTCGATGTAGATGGCGTCCTTGTCGGGGCCGACGCCGCGTCCCTCGCGGATCTCGGTGATGATGGCGCGGCTGACCATGTCGCGCGGCGCGAGGTCCTTGATGGTGGGCGCGTAGCGTTCCATGAAGCGCTCGCCGTCCTTGTTGCGCAGGATGCCGCCCTCGCCGCGCACGCCCTCGGTGATGAGGATGCCGAGCTTGGTGAGGCCCGTCGGGTGGAACTGGTAGAACTCCATGTCTTCCAGTGGGAGGCCCTTGCGGTAGTAGATGCTCATCAGGTCGCCGGACAGCGTGAGGGCGTTGCTGGTGATCTTGAAGATGCGGCCGTACCCGCCCGACGCGAGAATGACCGACTTGGCCTGGAAGGTGTGGATCTCGCCGGTCGCGAGTTCGTACGCGACGACGCCGCAGCAGCGGCCGTTCTCGATGATCAGGTCGAGGACGTGGAACTCGTTGAAGAAGGTGGTGCCCGCCTTGACGTTCTGCTGGTACAGGGTCTGCAGGATCATGTGCCCGGTGCGGTCCTTGGCGTAGCAGCTGCGTTCCACGGCGGCCTTGCCGAACTCGCGGGTGTGACCGCCGAACTTGCGCTGCGCGATCTTGCCTTCAGGCGTGCGGGAGAAGGGCAGGCCCATGTGTTCCAGCTCGTACACGGCCTCGATGACGTCCTTGCTGAACACCTCGGCGGCGTCCTGGTCGGTCAGGTAGTCGCCACCCTTGATGGTGTCGAACATGTGCCATTCCCAGTGGTCCTCGGCGATGTTGCCGAGCGCGGCACCCACACCGCCCTGCGCCGCGCCGGTGTGCGAGCGCGTCGGGTAGAGTTTGCTGATCACGGCGACCGACACGTCGCCCTTCGCGGCGTACAGGGCGGCCATGAGTC
It encodes the following:
- a CDS encoding response regulator, producing the protein MQARQWRAVIDVLLVEPDASQRTTLERLLERHGYTPRSAVRATDAVRSVQRHRPDVVLCEVQLPDMDGLALCRQLRMSALPVLLMSGQWSERLQRDSRDAGALDLLGKPFSETLLLARLAHHLRLPVPPPGRQHTAPTLPAALMNRPGVLGVLLLDASGHTSEQSGQGIPDDLYRPFLTAARPDGEELLCLQLEYARHCLLIYRLHATQDATLVCLLQNSSYASLVKYHLRASPSTRT
- a CDS encoding succinate dehydrogenase iron-sulfur subunit, with the translated sequence MKINVKILRFDPEKDKKSHWEVYPVEAEPGDRVLDVLNNVKWYTDSTLTFRRSCAHGICGSDAMLINGRNRLACKTLLQDVVKDGGSITVEPIRGLKVEKDLLVDMDPFFDAYRAVMPWFINDDAPPVTERIQSPEAAEHMDHGSNCILCACCTTSCPIYWVNGSYLGPAAIVQAHRFIFDSRDHGAQARMAVLNQNTGVWRCRTAYNCTEACPRDIPITQLIEEVKRAVMYTQ
- the sdhA gene encoding succinate dehydrogenase flavoprotein subunit — protein: MHHKYDVLVVGAGGAGLMAALYAAKGDVSVAVISKLYPTRSHTGAAQGGVGAALGNIAEDHWEWHMFDTIKGGDYLTDQDAAEVFSKDVIEAVYELEHMGLPFSRTPEGKIAQRKFGGHTREFGKAAVERSCYAKDRTGHMILQTLYQQNVKAGTTFFNEFHVLDLIIENGRCCGVVAYELATGEIHTFQAKSVILASGGYGRIFKITSNALTLSGDLMSIYYRKGLPLEDMEFYQFHPTGLTKLGILITEGVRGEGGILRNKDGERFMERYAPTIKDLAPRDMVSRAIITEIREGRGVGPDKDAIYIDLTHLPKDVIETKLSEITDLSRTYLGLDPVTDLVPIQPTAHYAMGGIPTTIDAECIANDQGDLVEGLYAAGEVACVSLHGANRLGTNSLGDLIVFGRRAGMFASKYAKTADMPDMPEGADLYSRELVARVKDNGGSENAARIRKELQATMMDNVGIFRNGPDMQKQVDILKDLRARYNQVSVSDPSTRYNSELIETLELGFMLDCAEAMTASALNRTESRGAHDREDFHARNDEQWLKHTMAYKGENGEVRIGYKPVALKGYTRAFEPKPRVY